From the Selenomonas timonae genome, one window contains:
- the fliD gene encoding flagellar filament capping protein FliD — translation MATISQMTGAARSIYSSLYANNSRTDATAALFGDQKTRRQRGSSLYSAQYRSRESSAQELSSIMEIANQARNLRKSYAETSSKFYAEYDSNMKDLRKSAGKLSNTDFQLNSSDIKTNADGSKTYSDKLKAAIDNVKDLVSEYNETSDFLQDNKSLGKGVRQLVTEFSDTTYKADSYAKMGITVDAKTGKMSVNESRLARALTDSPAQSEAILGKGGLAGRADRHAQYAQMSRSRVIPSMEQAIGGQLNYAANMLNGRSLPTMSRYSNMLNLFSIYV, via the coding sequence ATGGCAACCATATCGCAGATGACCGGCGCAGCACGCAGCATCTACAGCTCGCTCTACGCCAACAACTCGCGCACGGACGCAACCGCAGCACTCTTTGGCGATCAGAAGACACGTCGGCAGAGAGGATCCAGCCTCTACTCCGCGCAGTATCGCAGCAGAGAGTCGAGCGCACAGGAACTCAGCTCCATCATGGAGATCGCCAACCAGGCGCGAAACCTCCGCAAGTCCTACGCTGAGACCAGCTCGAAGTTCTACGCCGAGTACGACAGCAACATGAAGGATCTCAGAAAGTCCGCCGGCAAGCTCAGCAATACGGACTTCCAGCTGAACAGTTCCGACATCAAGACCAACGCCGACGGCTCCAAGACCTACAGCGACAAGCTCAAGGCCGCCATCGACAACGTCAAGGATCTCGTCAGCGAGTACAACGAGACCAGCGACTTCCTGCAGGACAACAAGAGCCTCGGCAAGGGGGTCCGTCAGCTCGTCACCGAGTTCTCCGACACCACATACAAGGCGGACTCCTACGCCAAAATGGGCATCACCGTCGATGCCAAGACAGGCAAGATGAGCGTGAACGAGAGCCGTCTCGCCCGTGCCCTCACCGACTCGCCCGCACAGTCCGAGGCAATCCTCGGCAAGGGAGGCCTCGCAGGACGCGCCGACCGCCACGCACAGTACGCGCAGATGTCGCGCAGCCGCGTCATCCCCTCGATGGAGCAGGCGATTGGCGGCCAGCTGAACTACGCTGCGAACATGCTCAACGGCAGATCCCTGCCCACCATGTCACGCTACTCAAATATGCTGAACCTCTTCAGCATCTATGTATAG
- the mtaB gene encoding tRNA (N(6)-L-threonylcarbamoyladenosine(37)-C(2))-methylthiotransferase MtaB, which yields MRAAFMTLGCKVNQFETETMEGLFRARGYEVVPFEERAEVYVINTCSVTHLSDRKSRQLIRRAARTNPSACIAVTGCYAQVAPEEIRALEGVRVVIGTKERARIVDYVEEALRADTGAIGTITDIMQARVFEDIPLHALPHRTRAFLKIEDGCQNFCTFCIIPYARGPVKSRELSAVAREMKLLTEAGFHEVVLTGIHLGAYGIDLRDRPTLADACRTALAEEDLRRLRLGSLESVELSAELLELMRTEPRFAAHLHLPLQAGSDNVLRAMNRHYDTAAFATLLEDVRRAVPGVAISTDIIVGFPGETEEDFAAGLDFVRAMGFARMHVFPYSPRKGTPAARRSDQVLPMLRKERAARMQALADELAEEYHRAALGSVADVLFETSADGVTDGLTETYIRVYTDAPVTRGEIAPLRLTHLYRDGVWGEPTAK from the coding sequence TTGAGGGCTGCATTTATGACGCTCGGCTGCAAGGTAAATCAGTTCGAGACGGAGACGATGGAGGGGCTGTTCCGCGCGCGTGGCTATGAGGTCGTGCCGTTCGAGGAGCGAGCGGAGGTCTATGTCATCAATACGTGTTCGGTGACGCATCTGAGCGACCGCAAGTCGCGCCAGCTGATCCGCCGTGCGGCGCGCACAAATCCATCTGCGTGCATTGCGGTGACGGGCTGCTATGCGCAGGTTGCACCCGAGGAGATCCGCGCGCTCGAGGGCGTGCGCGTTGTGATCGGGACGAAGGAGCGCGCGCGCATCGTGGACTATGTGGAGGAGGCACTGCGCGCGGATACGGGCGCGATCGGAACGATCACGGACATCATGCAGGCGCGCGTCTTCGAGGATATCCCGCTGCACGCGCTGCCTCATCGCACACGTGCATTTCTGAAGATCGAGGACGGCTGTCAGAATTTCTGCACGTTCTGCATCATTCCCTATGCGCGCGGCCCCGTGAAGTCGCGCGAGCTCTCGGCGGTCGCGCGCGAGATGAAGCTGTTGACGGAGGCGGGCTTTCATGAGGTGGTGCTGACAGGGATTCACCTCGGCGCATACGGGATTGATCTCAGAGATCGTCCGACGCTCGCGGATGCGTGCCGCACGGCGCTCGCCGAGGAGGATCTGCGGCGTCTGCGTCTCGGCTCGCTCGAGTCGGTGGAACTGTCGGCGGAGCTCCTCGAACTGATGCGGACAGAGCCGCGTTTCGCGGCGCATCTGCATCTGCCGCTGCAGGCGGGGAGTGATAACGTGCTGCGCGCGATGAACCGTCACTACGATACGGCGGCGTTTGCCACGCTGCTCGAAGATGTGCGGCGGGCGGTGCCGGGGGTGGCGATCTCGACGGACATCATCGTGGGCTTTCCGGGCGAGACAGAGGAGGATTTTGCGGCGGGGCTGGACTTCGTGCGCGCAATGGGCTTTGCGCGGATGCACGTCTTCCCGTACTCGCCGCGCAAGGGGACGCCTGCGGCGCGGCGGAGCGATCAGGTGCTACCGATGTTGCGCAAGGAGCGCGCGGCGCGGATGCAGGCGCTCGCGGATGAGTTGGCAGAGGAATATCATCGCGCAGCGCTCGGCTCGGTCGCAGATGTGCTCTTTGAGACTTCGGCGGACGGCGTGACGGACGGGCTGACGGAGACGTATATCCGCGTCTATACGGATGCGCCCGTCACGCGCGGGGAGATTGCGCCCCTGCGGCTCACGCATCTCTATCGTGACGGCGTGTGGGGGGAGCCGACTGCAAAATAA
- a CDS encoding TetR/AcrR family transcriptional regulator, translated as MGRRERKKLQSRRMILEAAISEFSKKGYKDTSVADIMSTADLGIGTFYNYFNSKEDLLFSLLGRLSEMIRMALAEARAAERTSLELLELGARVTAKFLDENRFVMPLFLSGSHHGGHLGGEGAPHPHAGKPPSSRMTPQIKQVFAEIIREGQEAGEIRDDVPVDLIAEMFHSLYQAAAFSHLDLTYQENIALKTRLLLDGIRKRDEQPVCG; from the coding sequence ATGGGCCGCCGAGAACGCAAGAAGCTGCAGTCGCGCCGTATGATTTTGGAGGCGGCGATCAGCGAGTTCTCGAAGAAGGGCTACAAGGACACGTCCGTTGCGGATATCATGAGCACCGCCGATCTCGGGATTGGGACGTTCTACAATTATTTCAACTCGAAGGAGGATCTGCTGTTCTCCCTGCTCGGACGCCTGAGCGAGATGATCCGCATGGCGCTCGCGGAGGCGCGTGCGGCAGAGCGTACGTCGCTGGAGCTTCTGGAGCTCGGCGCACGCGTGACGGCGAAGTTCCTCGATGAGAACCGCTTTGTGATGCCGCTCTTTCTCTCAGGTTCACACCACGGCGGACATCTGGGCGGCGAGGGCGCGCCGCATCCGCACGCAGGCAAACCGCCGAGCAGCCGCATGACGCCGCAGATCAAACAAGTCTTCGCGGAGATTATCCGCGAGGGGCAGGAGGCGGGCGAGATCCGCGACGATGTGCCTGTCGATCTGATTGCGGAGATGTTCCACTCGCTCTATCAGGCGGCGGCGTTTAGCCACCTTGATTTGACCTATCAGGAGAATATCGCGCTCAAGACGCGCCTCCTGCTCGATGGTATCCGCAAGCGGGATGAGCAGCCCGTGTGTGGGTGA
- the nirJ1 gene encoding putative heme d1 biosynthesis radical SAM protein NirJ1: MISVTKLLFMDEYYGDTLRYGHNAHRMKSGAAEGMGPVVVWNSTRTCNLRCRHCYMESDGQKYDGELTTEEAKRFIDGLAEFRVPVLLFSGGEPLIRPDFFELAEYARNLGVRPTLSTNGTLITREMAQRIKDLGVGYVGISLDGLADVNDMFRGVEGAYQRAMEGIENCVAVGQRVGLRFTINHHNIMELDKIFDFIEEKGINRVCFYHLVYSGRGGQMMDEDVTAEESRRAMDTIIARTKDFEARGLKKEILTVDNHCDGVYMYLKALAEGNDAGAEQIKKLIGANGGNRSGIAFGEVDHLGYVHPDQFTQHHTFGNVRERKFGDIWQDMTHPILAGLKDRKPLLKGRCAKCQYLSWCNGNFRTRAEARTGDFWESDPSCYLTDEEIGVREAAV, encoded by the coding sequence ATGATCAGTGTAACGAAGCTTCTTTTTATGGATGAATACTATGGCGATACGCTGCGCTACGGGCATAACGCGCATCGCATGAAGAGCGGTGCAGCGGAGGGGATGGGACCCGTTGTGGTCTGGAACTCGACGCGCACGTGCAATCTGCGCTGCCGTCATTGCTATATGGAGTCGGACGGGCAGAAATATGACGGCGAGCTGACGACGGAGGAGGCAAAGCGGTTCATCGACGGCCTTGCCGAGTTCCGCGTGCCCGTACTGCTCTTCTCGGGCGGCGAGCCGCTGATCCGCCCCGATTTCTTTGAGCTGGCGGAGTATGCGCGTAATCTCGGCGTGCGCCCGACGCTCTCGACGAACGGGACGCTCATCACTCGCGAGATGGCGCAGCGGATCAAGGATCTCGGCGTCGGCTATGTCGGCATCTCGCTCGACGGGCTCGCGGACGTGAACGATATGTTCCGTGGGGTCGAGGGCGCGTATCAGCGTGCGATGGAGGGCATCGAGAACTGCGTCGCCGTGGGGCAGCGTGTGGGGCTGCGGTTTACGATCAACCATCACAATATCATGGAGCTCGATAAGATCTTTGACTTTATCGAGGAGAAGGGCATCAACCGCGTCTGCTTCTACCACCTCGTCTACTCGGGGCGCGGCGGCCAGATGATGGATGAGGATGTGACGGCGGAGGAGTCGCGGCGTGCGATGGATACGATCATCGCGCGGACGAAGGACTTTGAGGCGCGCGGTCTGAAAAAGGAAATTCTGACGGTGGACAACCACTGCGACGGGGTCTATATGTATCTGAAGGCACTCGCGGAGGGGAACGATGCAGGGGCGGAGCAGATCAAGAAGCTGATCGGCGCGAACGGCGGCAACCGCTCGGGCATTGCGTTCGGTGAGGTCGATCACCTCGGCTATGTGCATCCCGATCAGTTCACGCAGCACCATACGTTCGGCAATGTGCGTGAGCGCAAGTTTGGCGATATCTGGCAGGATATGACGCATCCGATTCTCGCGGGGCTGAAGGACAGGAAGCCGCTGCTCAAGGGACGCTGCGCGAAATGTCAGTACCTCAGCTGGTGCAACGGGAATTTCCGCACGCGTGCCGAGGCGCGGACGGGGGACTTCTGGGAGTCCGATCCGTCCTGCTATCTAACGGATGAGGAGATCGGCGTTCGGGAGGCTGCTGTATGA
- the nirJ2 gene encoding putative heme d1 biosynthesis radical SAM protein NirJ2 has translation MEAAHAAQGTMGAHPHAAGHPAGAGHPHAHMGGHPGGHPHGMGHPGGHPAGMPKGHPKGVAGGGVKIISWNTTNACNMYCAHCYRDAGCRADEELSTEEGKKLLREIAKAGFRIMIFSGGEPLTRPDILELVSYARGLGLIPVFGTNGTLIDLPMAKALKEAGACGMGISLDSLDKNKHDTFRSFPGGWDGAVRGMMNCREAGLPFQIHTTVMDWNAHELEAMTDFAVEIGAKAHHFFFLVPTGRAETIEEESLRAEAYEDVLSRIMRKQETVDIELKPTCAPQFLRIADQLGVDTRFSRGCLAGLTYCIISPRGKVQPCAYLNRELGDVRETPFDEIWAKNEVFKELRTLDYGGGCGSCNYKKACGGCRARAAYYHGGDFMAEEPWCLYHGRRGEA, from the coding sequence ATGGAGGCGGCGCACGCCGCACAGGGCACGATGGGGGCGCATCCGCACGCAGCGGGACACCCTGCGGGTGCAGGACATCCCCACGCGCATATGGGCGGTCATCCCGGCGGACATCCACACGGTATGGGTCATCCCGGAGGGCACCCTGCGGGGATGCCGAAGGGGCATCCGAAGGGCGTTGCGGGCGGCGGGGTAAAGATCATCTCGTGGAACACGACGAACGCTTGCAATATGTACTGTGCCCACTGCTACCGCGACGCGGGCTGCCGCGCAGACGAGGAACTCTCGACAGAGGAGGGCAAGAAGCTCCTGCGCGAGATTGCAAAGGCGGGCTTCCGCATCATGATTTTCTCGGGAGGGGAGCCGCTGACGCGCCCCGATATCCTCGAACTTGTTTCCTATGCGCGTGGGCTTGGGCTCATCCCCGTGTTTGGCACGAACGGGACGCTCATCGACCTGCCGATGGCAAAGGCTCTCAAGGAAGCGGGCGCGTGCGGGATGGGCATCTCGCTCGACTCGCTCGACAAGAATAAGCACGATACGTTCCGCTCGTTCCCCGGCGGTTGGGACGGCGCGGTACGCGGGATGATGAACTGCCGCGAGGCAGGGCTGCCGTTCCAGATCCATACGACGGTAATGGATTGGAACGCGCACGAGCTTGAGGCGATGACGGACTTCGCCGTGGAGATCGGAGCGAAGGCACATCATTTCTTCTTCCTCGTGCCGACTGGACGCGCGGAGACGATCGAGGAGGAATCGCTGCGTGCAGAGGCGTATGAGGATGTCCTCTCGCGCATCATGCGGAAGCAGGAGACGGTGGACATCGAGCTGAAGCCGACATGTGCGCCGCAGTTCCTGCGCATCGCCGATCAGCTCGGTGTGGACACGCGCTTCTCACGCGGATGTCTGGCGGGGCTGACGTACTGCATCATCAGTCCGCGTGGCAAGGTACAGCCGTGTGCGTACCTCAACCGCGAGCTGGGGGATGTGCGCGAGACGCCGTTTGATGAGATCTGGGCGAAAAACGAGGTGTTCAAGGAGCTACGTACGCTCGACTACGGCGGCGGCTGCGGCTCATGCAACTACAAGAAGGCGTGCGGCGGCTGTCGTGCGCGTGCGGCGTACTACCATGGCGGTGACTTCATGGCGGAGGAACCGTGGTGCCTCTACCACGGGCGGCGCGGAGAAGCGTAA
- a CDS encoding heavy metal translocating P-type ATPase: MTKKQKRMLMRIGGAAALFIPGMILEDTTVGVVLLLAAYALIGWDILWRAAVNIRHGRVFDENFLMAVATIGAIALNDYSEGVAVMLLYQIGEWFQGYAVQRSRRSISSLMDIRPDTACVLRDGAEEEVFPDEVEVGETIIVRPGERVPLDGIITKGEGHLDTSALTGESMPRAVRVNDEIISGCINQSGVLEVRVTTPYEESTVERILSLVEEATDKKATTETLITRFARWYTPAVVIGAVLLAIIPPLVTGDPFSMWIYRALTFLVISCPCALVISVPLSFFAGIGGASRAGILIKGGNYLEALAKADTVVFDKTGTLTKGSFHVASVIPAEGFAEEDVLFYAANAERYSTHPIGRSILRAFTGGGNTTEETDVHALEENAGRGISAHINGHFILLGTHDLLTAKNTVNIPPIPHTGAVYLSVDGRFAGVVHVADEIKEDAAEAIRALKERGIRETVMLTGDTRPIGASVGKRLGIDTVHAELLPQDKVAQVETLLAAQGEGKTLAYVGDGINDAPVLARADVGIAMGALGSDAAIEAADVVLMTDEPRKIATAIDIARKTMSIAWQNIVFAIGIKAVVLVLGAIGWAGLWAAIFADVGVTVLAIFNAMRALSVKED; the protein is encoded by the coding sequence ATGACGAAGAAACAGAAGCGGATGCTCATGCGCATCGGCGGAGCAGCAGCACTCTTCATCCCGGGAATGATCCTCGAAGACACGACCGTCGGTGTCGTGCTCCTCCTCGCAGCATACGCGCTCATCGGCTGGGACATCCTCTGGCGTGCGGCAGTCAATATCCGCCACGGGCGCGTCTTTGACGAGAACTTCCTCATGGCGGTCGCCACCATCGGCGCGATTGCACTCAACGACTACTCCGAGGGCGTCGCCGTCATGCTGCTCTACCAGATCGGCGAGTGGTTCCAAGGCTACGCCGTGCAGCGTTCCCGCCGCTCCATCTCCTCCCTCATGGATATCCGCCCCGACACGGCATGCGTTCTCAGAGACGGCGCAGAGGAGGAGGTATTCCCCGACGAGGTCGAGGTCGGCGAGACGATCATCGTCCGTCCGGGCGAGCGCGTCCCGCTCGACGGCATCATCACGAAGGGCGAGGGTCACCTCGACACCTCCGCTCTGACAGGCGAATCCATGCCGCGTGCGGTGCGTGTAAACGATGAGATCATCAGCGGCTGCATCAACCAGTCGGGCGTGCTTGAAGTGCGCGTCACAACCCCATACGAGGAATCGACCGTCGAGCGCATCCTCTCGCTCGTGGAGGAGGCGACGGATAAGAAGGCGACCACCGAAACACTCATCACACGCTTTGCCCGCTGGTACACGCCCGCCGTCGTCATCGGCGCCGTGCTGCTCGCCATCATCCCGCCACTTGTCACGGGTGATCCCTTCTCCATGTGGATCTACCGCGCACTCACCTTCCTCGTCATCTCCTGTCCCTGCGCCCTCGTCATCTCCGTTCCGCTCTCCTTCTTCGCGGGGATCGGCGGCGCGAGCCGCGCGGGCATCCTCATCAAGGGCGGCAACTACCTTGAGGCTCTGGCAAAGGCGGACACCGTCGTATTCGACAAGACGGGCACGCTCACAAAGGGCAGCTTCCACGTCGCGAGCGTCATCCCCGCCGAGGGATTCGCAGAGGAAGACGTGCTCTTTTACGCGGCGAACGCCGAGCGCTACTCCACCCATCCGATCGGACGCTCGATCCTCCGCGCCTTCACGGGCGGCGGGAACACGACCGAGGAGACGGATGTACACGCGCTCGAGGAAAACGCGGGCCGCGGCATCTCCGCGCACATCAACGGACATTTCATCCTGCTCGGCACGCATGACCTCCTCACAGCAAAGAACACGGTAAACATCCCGCCCATCCCACACACGGGCGCGGTCTACCTCTCTGTTGACGGGCGCTTCGCAGGCGTCGTCCACGTCGCAGACGAGATCAAGGAGGACGCGGCAGAGGCGATCCGCGCACTGAAGGAGCGCGGCATCCGTGAGACCGTTATGCTCACGGGCGACACACGTCCAATCGGCGCGAGTGTCGGCAAGCGCCTCGGCATCGACACCGTCCACGCCGAGCTCCTCCCGCAGGACAAGGTCGCGCAGGTCGAGACACTCCTTGCCGCACAGGGCGAGGGCAAGACCCTCGCCTACGTTGGCGACGGCATCAACGATGCGCCCGTGCTTGCGCGTGCCGATGTCGGCATTGCGATGGGTGCACTCGGCTCGGATGCGGCAATCGAGGCAGCAGATGTCGTGCTCATGACCGACGAGCCGCGAAAGATCGCAACCGCAATCGATATCGCGCGCAAGACCATGAGCATCGCGTGGCAGAACATCGTCTTCGCCATCGGCATCAAGGCAGTCGTCCTCGTCCTTGGCGCCATCGGCTGGGCAGGACTCTGGGCGGCAATCTTCGCCGATGTCGGCGTCACCGTCCTCGCCATCTTCAACGCCATGCGTGCGCTGAGCGTCAAAGAAGATTAA
- a CDS encoding cation transporter produces the protein MKKAFKIRELDCAHCAQEIEDAAAKVSGVNKVRVNFLSERMTLDAEDERFDAVLAEIKKIVKTIEPDAVLEA, from the coding sequence ATGAAGAAGGCATTCAAGATCCGTGAACTCGACTGTGCACATTGCGCGCAGGAGATCGAGGATGCGGCTGCAAAGGTTTCGGGCGTGAACAAGGTGCGCGTCAACTTCCTCAGCGAGCGCATGACGCTCGACGCAGAGGACGAGCGCTTTGACGCAGTGCTCGCGGAGATCAAGAAGATTGTCAAGACCATCGAGCCGGACGCCGTACTCGAAGCGTAA
- a CDS encoding methyl-accepting chemotaxis protein, producing MGQRMPIGLQLTGLVGSVIALMIVLLAVVLYEFKSTSAEYQHLLSVTVKNSITLLEAEDDFHQGLSELRGYIITRDANRATDTENELKKASEQLDIFAAHAVNADAKERGETLRKAVSDYTEKTKDIISLYQRNDIEAATTASNELRKKADEIDALFDKAAETQTAVQEQQLEKLNSNVDHVFIIVLIISIVGIIGIGVAATWYARKLASRLIKLRGDVGKLGKLDLSFQGTRATWNDEIGDMANELLEMKDALHHIVRSIQTEADNLSKESDSLSTSVQSQMQVSESIAHTITDVASDAVHNNSSIGEISTAIEQVSARTEEMSASGVHANQTASDAVEDANQGMKYIQQLVQQNATVSDSMTEISRVSEKLVTGSDAIKNVVTTIREIAGQTNLLALNAAIEAARAGEAGRGFAVVAEEVRKLAEQSSAATNEIEQTISQMIESIQFAAGAIANAEEKVAASKEVTVETEKSFDSIQKRLDDVRNSIAHISQAVDHTAQDMQDVVGNAQNISAVAEKTGANAETVAAASEEQSASLHDVSDSAESLAQTASKLNEITSKFRL from the coding sequence ATGGGACAGCGAATGCCCATCGGGCTGCAGCTCACGGGGTTGGTCGGCAGCGTCATCGCACTGATGATCGTGTTGCTCGCCGTCGTGCTCTATGAGTTCAAGTCGACGAGTGCAGAGTATCAGCATCTGCTTTCCGTGACGGTCAAGAACAGCATCACTCTGCTCGAGGCCGAGGATGACTTCCATCAGGGTCTGAGCGAGCTGCGCGGCTACATCATCACGCGCGACGCGAACCGTGCGACGGATACGGAGAACGAGCTCAAGAAGGCATCCGAGCAGCTCGACATTTTTGCCGCCCACGCGGTCAACGCCGACGCAAAGGAGCGCGGTGAGACGCTGCGCAAGGCTGTGAGCGACTACACCGAGAAGACGAAGGATATCATTTCCCTCTACCAGCGCAACGATATTGAGGCAGCAACAACGGCATCCAACGAACTGCGCAAGAAGGCGGACGAGATCGACGCACTCTTTGACAAGGCAGCCGAGACCCAGACGGCTGTACAGGAGCAGCAGCTCGAGAAGCTGAACAGCAACGTCGATCACGTCTTTATCATCGTGCTCATCATCAGCATTGTCGGCATCATCGGCATCGGTGTCGCCGCCACATGGTATGCACGAAAGCTTGCGAGCCGCCTCATCAAGCTGCGCGGCGATGTTGGTAAGCTCGGCAAGCTCGACCTCTCCTTCCAGGGCACACGCGCGACATGGAACGATGAGATCGGCGACATGGCAAACGAACTGCTTGAGATGAAGGACGCCCTCCATCACATCGTCCGCTCGATCCAGACCGAGGCGGACAACCTCTCGAAGGAGAGTGACTCGCTCTCGACCTCCGTGCAGTCGCAGATGCAGGTCTCCGAGAGCATCGCGCACACGATCACGGATGTCGCATCCGACGCCGTGCACAACAACAGCAGCATCGGAGAGATCTCAACCGCCATTGAGCAGGTCAGTGCACGCACCGAGGAGATGAGCGCGAGCGGTGTCCACGCGAACCAGACCGCAAGCGACGCTGTCGAGGATGCAAATCAGGGCATGAAGTACATCCAGCAGCTCGTGCAGCAAAACGCAACCGTCAGCGACTCCATGACCGAGATCTCACGCGTCTCGGAGAAACTCGTCACCGGCTCCGACGCCATCAAGAACGTCGTCACCACCATCCGCGAGATTGCGGGTCAGACAAACCTCCTCGCCCTCAATGCAGCCATCGAGGCGGCGCGTGCGGGCGAGGCGGGACGTGGCTTTGCCGTTGTTGCCGAGGAGGTGCGCAAGCTCGCCGAGCAGAGCTCCGCCGCCACGAATGAGATCGAGCAGACGATCAGCCAGATGATCGAGAGCATCCAGTTCGCCGCCGGTGCGATTGCAAATGCCGAGGAGAAGGTCGCCGCGAGCAAGGAGGTCACGGTCGAGACGGAGAAGAGCTTCGACTCCATCCAGAAACGTCTCGACGACGTACGCAACAGCATCGCACACATCAGTCAGGCGGTCGACCACACAGCGCAGGATATGCAGGATGTCGTCGGCAACGCGCAGAACATCAGCGCCGTCGCCGAGAAGACGGGCGCGAACGCAGAGACCGTCGCCGCCGCCTCCGAGGAGCAGAGCGCAAGCCTGCACGACGTGAGCGACAGCGCCGAATCCCTCGCGCAGACTGCGAGCAAGCTCAACGAGATCACATCGAAGTTCCGGCTGTAA
- a CDS encoding gamma carbonic anhydrase family protein has product MFTFKGDGFPSFHGIVPQIHEEAFVAPQVFLSGDVRIGQYASLWPGVVARGDVNYISVGDCSNIQDLTCLHVADDNPCIIGDYVTVGHSACVHGCEIEDHVLIGMGAVILTGAKIGRGSIIAAGAVVKENAVIPPNSLVAGVPAKIVRENIDRVATIHAQALKYKCEWAVEYGVYPEIGGERFHGEKVI; this is encoded by the coding sequence ATGTTTACATTCAAAGGGGACGGCTTCCCCAGTTTTCATGGTATTGTGCCGCAGATTCACGAGGAGGCGTTCGTCGCTCCGCAGGTATTCCTCTCGGGCGATGTACGCATCGGACAGTATGCGAGTCTCTGGCCGGGCGTCGTCGCGCGCGGTGATGTCAACTACATCTCGGTCGGCGACTGCTCGAACATTCAGGATCTCACGTGCCTGCACGTTGCGGACGACAATCCGTGCATCATCGGCGACTATGTGACCGTCGGGCACAGTGCGTGCGTCCACGGCTGTGAGATCGAGGATCACGTGCTCATCGGTATGGGCGCGGTTATCCTGACGGGGGCAAAGATCGGGCGTGGATCCATCATCGCCGCAGGTGCTGTCGTGAAGGAGAATGCCGTCATCCCGCCGAACTCCCTCGTTGCAGGGGTTCCCGCGAAGATCGTGCGTGAGAATATCGACCGCGTCGCGACCATCCATGCGCAGGCGCTCAAGTACAAATGTGAGTGGGCAGTGGAGTACGGTGTCTATCCCGAGATCGGCGGCGAGCGCTTCCACGGCGAGAAGGTCATTTGA
- a CDS encoding TAXI family TRAP transporter solute-binding subunit → MKISTVKKVFAAGAVLAAAAVLFTGCNGNSGVEGKKFINIGTGGTAGTYYPIGGAIAEILTKEIPGTEASAQSTGASVANVNMLGDGTIDLATVQNDIAYYAANGTEMFKDKKIDGLQGIASLYPETCQFVTLKSSGIKSLSELKGKRVAVGAVGSGVEANARQILEAYGVTYDDIDEQFLSFAEGASALKDGNVDVAVLTAGYPTASVQDIAAQNPIRLLPVDENIADRLMAKYPFYTKTVIPAGTYAGFDEAVPGVSVMAMLVAGPTVNADLGYSVTKAIFTNLDRLQTAHAVGKQISKEMAKSGMSLPMNEGAEKYFSGK, encoded by the coding sequence ATGAAGATTTCGACCGTAAAGAAAGTTTTTGCGGCGGGCGCAGTCCTCGCTGCAGCGGCGGTACTCTTCACAGGATGCAACGGCAACTCCGGCGTGGAGGGCAAGAAGTTCATCAACATTGGTACGGGCGGCACAGCGGGCACGTACTACCCCATCGGCGGCGCGATTGCCGAGATCCTGACCAAGGAGATTCCCGGTACGGAGGCGAGCGCGCAGAGCACGGGCGCGTCCGTTGCCAATGTCAATATGCTTGGTGACGGGACGATCGATCTTGCGACGGTGCAGAACGACATCGCGTATTATGCCGCGAACGGAACGGAGATGTTCAAGGACAAGAAGATCGACGGGCTGCAGGGCATCGCGTCGCTCTATCCCGAGACCTGCCAGTTTGTGACGCTGAAGTCCTCTGGGATCAAGAGCCTCTCAGAACTCAAGGGGAAGCGTGTTGCCGTCGGCGCAGTAGGCTCCGGTGTGGAGGCGAATGCGCGCCAGATTCTCGAGGCGTATGGTGTTACCTATGATGATATCGACGAACAGTTCCTCTCGTTCGCTGAGGGGGCAAGCGCGCTGAAGGACGGCAATGTGGATGTCGCCGTTCTCACAGCGGGCTATCCGACGGCGTCTGTGCAGGACATCGCCGCACAGAATCCGATTCGGCTCCTCCCTGTGGACGAAAATATTGCAGACCGCCTGATGGCGAAGTATCCGTTCTACACGAAGACCGTCATTCCCGCAGGGACCTATGCGGGCTTTGATGAGGCGGTGCCGGGCGTCTCCGTTATGGCGATGCTCGTCGCGGGACCCACGGTGAACGCTGACCTCGGCTACAGCGTGACGAAGGCGATCTTCACGAATCTCGACCGTCTGCAGACGGCGCATGCCGTCGGCAAGCAGATCTCGAAAGAGATGGCAAAGAGCGGCATGTCGCTGCCGATGAACGAGGGTGCGGAGAAGTATTTCAGCGGAAAGTGA